From the Paramormyrops kingsleyae isolate MSU_618 chromosome 7, PKINGS_0.4, whole genome shotgun sequence genome, one window contains:
- the LOC111861177 gene encoding RING finger protein 122-like isoform X1 — translation MQPINFPDIPLDIYMVIFGTGIFVFILSLIFCCYFIGKLRHQAQSERFGYKEVVFKGDTKKLNLHGQTCAVCLEDFRLKEELGVLPCQHAFHRKCLVKWLEVRCVCPMCNKPITGPHEQRHSLGTLLDELV, via the exons ATGCAGCCGATCAACTTCCCAGACATCCCTCTGGACATCTACATGGTCATCTTTGGGACGGGCATCTTCGTCTTCATCCTGAGCCTCATCTTCTGCTGCTACTTCATAGG CAAACTTAGGCACCAGGCTCAGAGTGAGAGATTCGGATACAAGGAG GTTGTATTCAAGGGAGATACTAAGAAATTAAATCTACATGGG CAGACGTGTGCCGTTTGTCTGGAGGACTTCAGACTAAAAGAAGAGTTGGGGGTGTTGCCATGCCAACATGCCTTCCACAGGAA GTGTCTCGTGAAGTGGCTGGAGGTGCGCTGTGTCTGCCCCATGTGCAACAAGCCGATCACTGGGCCACACGAGCAGCGTCACAGCCTGGGGACCTTGCTGGACGAGCTGGTATGA
- the LOC111861177 gene encoding RING finger protein 122-like isoform X2: protein MQPINFPDIPLDIYMVIFGTGIFVFILSLIFCCYFIGKLRHQAQSERFGYKEVVFKGDTKKLNLHGTCAVCLEDFRLKEELGVLPCQHAFHRKCLVKWLEVRCVCPMCNKPITGPHEQRHSLGTLLDELV, encoded by the exons ATGCAGCCGATCAACTTCCCAGACATCCCTCTGGACATCTACATGGTCATCTTTGGGACGGGCATCTTCGTCTTCATCCTGAGCCTCATCTTCTGCTGCTACTTCATAGG CAAACTTAGGCACCAGGCTCAGAGTGAGAGATTCGGATACAAGGAG GTTGTATTCAAGGGAGATACTAAGAAATTAAATCTACATGGG ACGTGTGCCGTTTGTCTGGAGGACTTCAGACTAAAAGAAGAGTTGGGGGTGTTGCCATGCCAACATGCCTTCCACAGGAA GTGTCTCGTGAAGTGGCTGGAGGTGCGCTGTGTCTGCCCCATGTGCAACAAGCCGATCACTGGGCCACACGAGCAGCGTCACAGCCTGGGGACCTTGCTGGACGAGCTGGTATGA